A region of the Thermodesulfobacteriota bacterium genome:
CTGAGGGCGACGTCCCCCTGATCGTGCTCGCGAGCGGCGCGTTCCGAGGGGAGTCCGAGATCCGGGAGAAACTGCTCGGCGCCGTGGCCGACCTGGCGGCCCGGGGCGGGAGCGACGGGCCTCCGTCGGTTCGGGTGCCCCAGGAGACGGCAGCCTCCCCAGCGGAAGGGGGAGAGGTGGAGGTCGTCTACTTTCACCGTAGCGGGTGCATCCAGTGCGACCGGACACGGCTGATCCTGGAGGGGCTCTCGACCCGTTACCGGCTGCTCGTGCGCACCTACGACGCTGCGGACGCGGAGAGCCAGGTGCTCCACGAGCGCTTCGACCGGACCTACGGGGTGCCCGAAGACCGGCGGCTCGCGGCCCCGGCGGTGTACGTAGGGCCGGCGGTCCTGACCGGGGACCAGGTGACCCGGGAAGCGCTCGAAGCCGCGGTCGCCGCGGCGGCGGGCGCACCGTCCCCCTGGGAGCGGGTCGAGGCGGCCGCGATCGGGGCGGCCCAGGCCGCCGCGGGCATCCTCGAGCGTTATCGGGGGTTCCGCCCCGCGGCCGTGGCCGCGGCCGGGCTCCTGGACGGGGTGAACCCCTGCGCCTTCGCCACGCTCCTGTTCCTGCTCTCGTACCTGACCTATACCGGCCGAACCCGCGGGGAGGTTCTGGCCGTGGGGCTGTGCTTCACTCTGGCGGTCTTCCTCACCTACCTGGCCACCGGGCTCGGCCTCCTGGCCGCCGTGCGGAGTCTGGCCGGCTTCCGCGGCGCCGCGCGTACCGTCTACTGGGGGGCGGCCCTCCTGGCCCTGGTCCTGGGGGCTGCGAACCTGTACGACTTCGTGCTGTGCCTGCGGGGCCGAGCCCGGGACACGGTCCTCCAGCTCCCGGCGCTGCTCAAACGACGCATCCACGCCTCGATCCGTACCCGCCTCGGGGTCGGGGCCACGGCCGCGGCGGCCTTCGGCACCGGCGCCGCGGTGTCGCTCTTGGAGCTCGCCTGCACCGGGCAAGTGTACCTGCCGACCCTGGTCTTCGTGGCCGGAAACCCCGATGCGCGGCTGGGTGCGCTGGGGTACCTGGTCCTCTACAACCTGGCCTTCATCCTGCCTCTGGCGGGCGTGTTCACCGTGGCCTACCTGGGGGTGAGCTCCCGCAGCCTGGAAGGGCTCTTTCGCCGCCACGTCGCCTGGGTGAAGCTCGGGCTCGCGGTCCTCTTCCTGACGCTCGGGGGCGTGCTGGCCGCCGGGGCATGACCCTCGCCAAGACCGGACGGGTCTCAAGAGAAGGAGTGACCCATGAAGTGCCCGAACTGCATCGAAGAGCTCAAGATGGCCGAGCGCAAGGGGATCGAGATCGACTACTGCCCCTCCTGCCGGGGCGTCTGGCTCGATCGAGGAGAGCTGGACAAGATCATTGAGCGCTCGGCGGAGGACCTATCCGAGATGCCCAGGGGGGGGCGGGTGCAGGACCCTCCCCCCGCAACCGGGGACAAGCACGGCCAGAAGCACCGAGACCCATATCGGTCCGGGCACCGGTGACGCAAGGGCCTCCTTCGAGACCTCTTCGACGTGTTCGATTGAGCAGCACGGGTCACCGCAGCGCGCGTGAAGTCCTTGGAGGAATCGCGATGACGAACCCATCCTTCGTGAACCGCTTTGTCTTAATGGCCGTGGCAACCCTCGCCTTCGCCTGGGGAGGCCCGGCGCAGGGCGGGACGCCTGCGCAGGGCGACGTTCTGCTCCAGCCCGGGCAAGAGGCGTTGCCCCTCCTCGAGCGGCAGGACTGCGGGCCCGCCGGGGCGGACCCGTGTCCCAAGCCGGGCGACGCCTCCGGTAGCGAGAGCAAACCGACTCAGGCGTCCGCCACGGCAGGGCTTCTGCCTGTGGGCTCGCCGGCCAGGCCCTTCGCCTTGAGCGACCCCGACGGCAATCCCATCGGACTCGACGCGAAGACCAACCCCGGCCCGGTGCTCCTGATCTTCTGGTCCCTCTTTTGCGAGCCGTGCAAGGAGGAGTTGCCGTTCCTGGACGAGATGGGGCAGCAGTACGCGCCGAAGGGGCTGCGTGTGCTCACCGTCAACATTGACGGCGAGAACATGGCGAAGGCAGCCACGCGCTACTGGCAGATGAACCGGTTCGGCTTTCCCATGGCCATGGACCGGAAGGACGGGAACAAGTTCGAAGCCGCAGACGCTTACGGAGTGACCGGT
Encoded here:
- a CDS encoding zf-TFIIB domain-containing protein; this translates as MKCPNCIEELKMAERKGIEIDYCPSCRGVWLDRGELDKIIERSAEDLSEMPRGGRVQDPPPATGDKHGQKHRDPYRSGHR
- a CDS encoding TlpA disulfide reductase family protein encodes the protein MTNPSFVNRFVLMAVATLAFAWGGPAQGGTPAQGDVLLQPGQEALPLLERQDCGPAGADPCPKPGDASGSESKPTQASATAGLLPVGSPARPFALSDPDGNPIGLDAKTNPGPVLLIFWSLFCEPCKEELPFLDEMGQQYAPKGLRVLTVNIDGENMAKAATRYWQMNRFGFPMAMDRKDGNKFEAADAYGVTGTPSLFLIGRDGTVRWNHAGRLDPEVFRAELDRLLGS